The sequence below is a genomic window from Acidimicrobiales bacterium.
GAACTGGGGGGTGTTCACCGCCGGCATCTGGACCACTGTGACATGGACGTTGCTGGCCTCGTGCATCAACTCGGTGCGAAGCGAGGACGTGAACCCGTTGATGGCGTGCTTGGCGCCGCAGTAGGCGCTCTGCAGTGGGATGCTGCGGTCACCGAGCGCCGAGCCGACCTGGACGATGATGCCGTGGTCGCGGGGTCTCATCAGGTCGAGGGCCACGCGGGTGCCGTAGACGAAGCCGAGGTAGCTGACCTCGGTGACTCGTTTGAACTCATCGGGTCCGATCTCCCAAAAGGGCGCGAAGACCGAGGTGAAGGCCACGTTGATCCACACGTCGATAGGCCCCAGTGCGTCTTCGACCTGGCGGGCCGCCTCTTTGACCTGGTCGTAGTCGGCGACGTCAGTCGGCACCGCCAGGGCCTTGCCTCCGGCATCCTCGACGTCTTTGACGGCCCCGTCCACGCCCGCCTGGCCCCGGGCCAGCATGCCGACGCGGTCGCCCCGGGCGCCGTAGAGCTGGGCAGTAGCGCGGGCGATGCCTGCGCTCGCCCCGGTGATGACGACGGTCTGGGTCATGTCCGGTTCCTTTCCCGGTTTCAGGGAGTGTCCCACGGCCGGGCCAGCCGGGCTGCCGCCTCGAACATGAGGGCGTGGACGAATGCTTGGGGGAAATTGCCCCGCAGCTGGCGCTGGCGGACGTCGAACTCCTCGGTGAACAGCCCCGGCGGCCCGCAGGCGGCCCGGTTGCGCTCGAACCAGCCGACGGCCTCGGTGGTCCGGTCCTGCTGGTGGATGGCCAAGGCCATGAGGAATCCGCACAGCACGAAGGCGCCCTCGGCGTCCTCCAGAGGCCGATCGTCGTGGCGGAACCGGTAGAGGTAGCCGGAACGGCCGAGCTCGGACTTCACTG
It includes:
- a CDS encoding SDR family oxidoreductase; protein product: MTQTVVITGASAGIARATAQLYGARGDRVGMLARGQAGVDGAVKDVEDAGGKALAVPTDVADYDQVKEAARQVEDALGPIDVWINVAFTSVFAPFWEIGPDEFKRVTEVSYLGFVYGTRVALDLMRPRDHGIIVQVGSALGDRSIPLQSAYCGAKHAINGFTSSLRTELMHEASNVHVTVVQMPAVNTPQFSWVLSRLPNHPQPVPPIYQPEVEARGVVFAADHPKRKQYWMGASTAATIVANKVAPALLDRYLARTGFKSQQTGERVDPDRPHNLWEPADGDGGHDYGAHGAFDDQAHHTSPEMWVSHHARTVAAVAGAAVAVTGTFATRFLARRSEVTDREGSTSHPVTR